The following are from one region of the Phormidium sp. PBR-2020 genome:
- a CDS encoding C39 family peptidase → MSISLVNVAKYYKDEPHQVKALQRLQAQIEAVRPDLLADTSEFIRIWRSQNKAAAKPAPSQSQFTSQLSNLGQNVAAGQVATATATAPPPPPPPAPPVPKPPAPVSYVRPDGSVHLKVPFLSQLDNVNNPHGSCNVTSVAMCMAYFGHPAINGSGVQLEDELYQFMLDRGLSRHSPTDLAHLLHLYGYQDDFQPDAKWEEVTSWLQQGKPCIAHGWFTASGHIVTIIGYCDRGWIINDPYGKWSPNGYDTYTCGSGLIYSYQDMKDICGTNGDLWIHYVDGKPGQSPPLPDGTTVAANNNGNVASSAPAELKLQDLLKNNQTLTITQAAKHRPLIKQIQVRLRTLKVLRDKADGLYGPNTKAAIERFARAFELPPDQISPAFAKKLIEVQEVPLNNDTSRWIDIQTAADLMGAKLSDVETYLPPLINKLEARGILNQPTLVAALATISVETAGFQPINEWGGNSYFHEMYEGRSDLGNSQPGDGIRFHGRGFIQITGRANYQHYGDKLGVPLVDDPELALDPEVASAILVEYFWERSVDQRALAQDWQGVRRAVNGGLNGWDHFWPVVQKLLPAVNHG, encoded by the coding sequence ATGAGCATCTCCCTTGTCAATGTCGCCAAGTACTATAAAGACGAACCCCACCAAGTCAAGGCATTACAACGCCTACAGGCGCAAATCGAAGCCGTCCGACCGGATTTACTAGCAGACACCTCTGAGTTCATTCGCATTTGGCGTAGCCAAAACAAAGCCGCCGCCAAACCCGCCCCATCTCAATCACAATTCACATCGCAACTCTCCAACCTTGGACAAAATGTAGCCGCCGGGCAAGTTGCCACCGCCACCGCAACAGCACCGCCACCGCCGCCACCCCCTGCGCCCCCTGTCCCCAAACCCCCAGCACCAGTCAGTTACGTGCGCCCCGATGGCTCAGTCCATCTAAAAGTTCCCTTCTTATCGCAACTCGATAACGTCAACAACCCTCATGGGTCTTGTAATGTGACCTCCGTTGCCATGTGTATGGCCTACTTCGGCCATCCAGCCATTAATGGCAGTGGCGTGCAACTCGAAGATGAACTCTATCAGTTCATGCTCGATCGCGGACTTTCGCGCCATTCCCCCACGGACCTAGCTCACCTGCTGCACCTTTACGGCTACCAGGATGACTTCCAACCCGACGCCAAATGGGAAGAGGTCACCAGTTGGCTCCAGCAGGGCAAACCCTGTATTGCTCATGGTTGGTTTACCGCCTCGGGGCATATTGTCACCATCATTGGCTACTGCGATCGGGGCTGGATTATCAATGACCCCTACGGAAAATGGTCACCTAACGGCTACGACACCTACACCTGTGGTTCCGGCCTTATCTATAGCTACCAAGATATGAAAGATATCTGTGGCACCAATGGCGACCTCTGGATTCACTACGTCGATGGCAAACCCGGACAGTCGCCGCCACTTCCAGATGGGACAACCGTTGCCGCCAACAACAATGGGAATGTCGCCAGCAGCGCCCCAGCGGAGTTAAAACTGCAAGATCTCCTTAAAAATAATCAAACTCTCACCATTACCCAAGCCGCCAAACACCGACCCCTAATTAAACAAATTCAAGTGCGGTTACGAACTCTGAAGGTATTGCGTGACAAAGCTGACGGACTCTATGGGCCGAATACCAAAGCGGCGATCGAACGGTTTGCTCGCGCCTTTGAACTGCCCCCCGATCAAATTAGTCCGGCCTTCGCCAAAAAACTCATCGAAGTCCAAGAAGTCCCCTTAAACAATGACACCAGCCGTTGGATTGATATCCAGACAGCGGCAGATTTAATGGGGGCCAAACTCTCCGATGTGGAAACCTACCTCCCACCCCTGATTAACAAGCTTGAGGCCCGTGGGATTCTCAACCAACCCACCCTTGTCGCGGCCCTAGCCACCATCTCCGTAGAAACAGCCGGCTTCCAACCCATCAACGAATGGGGCGGAAATAGCTACTTCCATGAAATGTATGAAGGGCGCTCCGATCTCGGCAACAGTCAGCCCGGAGACGGGATTCGCTTCCACGGACGGGGCTTTATCCAAATTACCGGTCGTGCCAACTATCAGCATTACGGCGATAAACTCGGGGTTCCCCTGGTGGATGACCCAGAACTCGCCCTCGATCCTGAGGTCGCCTCCGCCATTCTCGTGGAGTATTTCTGGGAACGTTCCGTCGATCAACGGGCCTTAGCTCAAGACTGGCAAGGGGTTCGTCGTGCTGTCAATGGCGGTTTGAATGGTTGGGATCACTTCTGGCCCGTGGTTCAAAAACTTTTACCGGCTGTGAATCATGGCTAA
- a CDS encoding TIR domain-containing protein — translation MTDAFISYCRRDKEFVKKLYEFFCKAKREVWVDWENIPLNSDWRDEIYRGIEAADNFVFVLSPDSVASQVCREEVDHAVANNKRLVPIVYKEVSYDEVHPELAKLNWIFFHDNPETFEAAFPKLLSTLDTDLDHVKAHTRLQKRALEWDSKNRNPSYVLRGDDLKQAEQWLGIAEGKDPKPTPLQTQYVLASGQEQSKRQKVAMTGVVTGLVVTLVLAAVAVKERSEAVQQRNLAQEQNVRALVALSQARKFTDDDLEALQFAVQAASNLGRHQTFPDDLQEQTLETLWDAVYNVQEKNRFNGHQDQINRIRYAPNGEFIASASDDSTVRIWNIDGSVKHILEHDDNVRRVDVFPDSDRVVSTSQDGTAKIWRVEDGELLHTLNHEASVRGARVHPQEDYLVTGDVDGRVWIWDSGGTLKASFVAHQGDVNDITFSPDGNTLFTSGHDTLVKQWSLEALLETNGDSSDEMSDEASQEDGFMTEVIDIPEIVNIRENPLAQDQPLTPIQVFVGHSDKVWDLDVSLDGNYIASASSDNTVIIWQLDGQPYQTLRAHSNWVRSVSFSPDGKTLVTGSDDDTVRLWNLQGILLRTFSGHDASVRTVQFSPDGTTIASGSDDATVRLRSIEGAVVEILQGHRAGVKGVRFSPNNLIGSVADTTLNIWREDGAQLLQTVEYSAGMRASHFTTDGQFVITASYDSTLQLWDLPALLNGEGREPLRLFEGHDATVKNFAVSDDGELMASAGAERRLILWRLSDGEILQQFDEVHESEATDVGFLPDNQGLVSVGGGGRVKVWSFDGELRQEFQAHDGWINALSLSPDGQYLATGSGDKTMGIWKWEDGQFDTTPVAVLEGHTDWVWDVAFNRDSQLLASAGKDNTVRLWDIEGNLLKTLSAHQNWVRALDFSTDGEKLISASADRTLILWELDSLEEMRESIEDVEMEALMTLGCSWLGDYLRTNPTIQENDRVMCPGL, via the coding sequence ATGACAGACGCATTTATTTCCTACTGCCGCCGCGACAAAGAGTTTGTTAAGAAACTCTATGAGTTTTTTTGTAAGGCCAAGCGAGAGGTCTGGGTGGATTGGGAGAATATACCCCTAAATTCAGATTGGCGAGATGAAATTTACCGAGGAATTGAAGCGGCTGATAACTTCGTTTTTGTTCTTAGTCCGGATTCCGTGGCATCACAGGTGTGCCGTGAAGAAGTTGACCATGCTGTTGCCAACAATAAACGATTGGTTCCCATCGTTTATAAAGAAGTGTCCTATGATGAGGTTCACCCAGAACTAGCAAAACTCAACTGGATTTTCTTCCACGATAACCCAGAAACCTTTGAGGCGGCTTTCCCGAAACTCCTATCTACATTAGACACCGACCTAGACCATGTTAAAGCCCATACTCGGCTACAAAAACGGGCCCTAGAATGGGATAGCAAAAACCGCAATCCCAGTTACGTCTTGCGGGGAGATGATCTCAAACAAGCGGAACAATGGTTGGGGATAGCTGAAGGTAAAGACCCCAAACCAACTCCCCTGCAAACTCAATATGTTCTGGCCAGTGGTCAGGAACAGTCCAAACGTCAAAAGGTTGCCATGACTGGCGTGGTGACGGGTTTAGTCGTCACCCTGGTTTTGGCCGCAGTGGCGGTAAAAGAACGCTCAGAAGCGGTACAGCAGCGGAACCTGGCCCAAGAACAAAATGTGCGGGCCCTGGTGGCCCTGTCCCAAGCCCGTAAATTTACCGATGATGATTTAGAAGCCCTGCAATTTGCTGTCCAAGCTGCCTCGAATCTCGGAAGGCATCAAACCTTTCCAGATGATTTGCAAGAGCAAACCTTGGAAACTTTATGGGATGCGGTCTATAACGTCCAAGAAAAAAACCGCTTTAATGGCCATCAAGATCAAATCAATCGCATTCGCTATGCTCCCAATGGGGAGTTTATTGCCTCCGCCAGTGATGACAGTACGGTACGGATTTGGAACATTGATGGTAGTGTCAAACATATCCTAGAGCATGATGACAATGTGCGACGGGTTGATGTGTTTCCGGACAGCGATCGCGTTGTCTCCACTTCCCAAGATGGAACAGCCAAAATTTGGCGGGTTGAGGATGGTGAACTGCTGCACACCTTAAACCATGAAGCCAGTGTTCGAGGGGCCCGAGTTCACCCGCAGGAAGATTATCTGGTCACGGGAGATGTGGATGGACGAGTCTGGATTTGGGATAGTGGAGGGACTCTCAAAGCCTCATTTGTGGCTCATCAGGGAGATGTGAATGACATTACCTTTAGTCCCGATGGCAATACACTGTTTACCTCGGGTCATGATACCTTGGTCAAACAATGGTCATTAGAAGCGTTATTAGAAACCAACGGTGATAGTTCGGACGAGATGAGTGATGAGGCATCTCAAGAGGATGGGTTCATGACTGAAGTGATTGATATTCCCGAGATTGTCAATATTCGTGAAAATCCCCTGGCCCAAGATCAACCTCTGACCCCAATTCAAGTGTTTGTCGGTCATAGCGATAAGGTTTGGGATCTCGATGTGTCTCTCGATGGCAACTATATTGCCAGTGCCAGTTCGGATAATACGGTTATTATTTGGCAGTTGGATGGGCAGCCGTATCAAACTTTGCGGGCCCATAGTAACTGGGTGCGCAGTGTCAGCTTTTCTCCGGACGGCAAAACTCTGGTAACGGGGAGTGATGATGATACGGTGCGACTGTGGAATCTTCAGGGGATTCTCCTGCGAACCTTTAGCGGCCATGATGCCAGTGTTCGCACCGTGCAATTTTCCCCAGATGGTACCACGATCGCCTCTGGGAGCGATGATGCGACGGTGCGCTTGCGGAGTATTGAGGGGGCTGTGGTGGAAATTCTCCAAGGTCACCGCGCGGGAGTGAAGGGAGTTCGTTTTAGCCCTAATAATCTCATTGGTTCGGTGGCGGATACGACGCTGAATATCTGGCGGGAAGATGGGGCCCAGTTGCTCCAAACCGTTGAGTATAGTGCCGGAATGCGGGCGTCTCACTTTACAACAGATGGTCAGTTTGTGATTACCGCCAGCTATGACAGCACTCTACAACTGTGGGATTTGCCAGCGTTGCTCAATGGTGAGGGACGCGAACCCTTGCGTCTGTTTGAAGGCCATGATGCTACGGTGAAAAACTTTGCGGTTTCTGACGATGGGGAGTTGATGGCCTCGGCGGGGGCGGAACGGCGTTTAATTCTCTGGCGCTTGAGTGATGGGGAAATCCTACAACAGTTTGATGAGGTGCATGAGTCGGAAGCGACGGATGTGGGATTTTTGCCGGATAATCAGGGCTTAGTCTCCGTTGGAGGGGGGGGACGGGTTAAAGTCTGGTCTTTTGATGGGGAGTTGCGGCAAGAGTTTCAGGCCCATGATGGCTGGATTAATGCCTTAAGTCTCAGTCCTGATGGTCAGTATTTAGCGACCGGCAGTGGCGACAAAACGATGGGCATCTGGAAATGGGAGGATGGCCAATTTGACACTACCCCGGTGGCGGTTCTCGAAGGTCATACGGATTGGGTGTGGGATGTGGCGTTTAATCGGGATAGTCAACTGCTGGCGTCAGCAGGTAAGGACAATACGGTGCGTCTTTGGGATATAGAGGGAAATTTGCTTAAAACTCTGTCGGCTCACCAAAACTGGGTTCGGGCCTTGGATTTTAGTACGGATGGTGAGAAGTTAATCTCAGCCAGTGCCGATCGCACCTTGATTCTTTGGGAGCTTGATTCCTTAGAGGAGATGCGTGAGTCCATTGAAGATGTGGAAATGGAGGCCTTAATGACCCTAGGATGTAGTTGGCTGGGGGATTATTTAAGGACGAATCCCACGATTCAAGAGAATGATCGTGTCATGTGTCCTGGCTTGTAG
- a CDS encoding bifunctional 4-hydroxy-2-oxoglutarate aldolase/2-dehydro-3-deoxy-phosphogluconate aldolase, whose product MTDWRWLEGLKRKPVIAVIRAPSPVVGERMAAAAIAGGLSYLEVTWTSDRPTSLIQRLRERFPHCQVGAGTLMSQRDLAEAIAAGAQFLFSPHLDITLLEQAIAAGVPMIPGALTPTEIIQAWQAGATAVKVFPIAAMGGVHYLRSLQVPLGGIPLIPTGGVTWEHAPEFLEAGAVAVGVSTGLFPPSDIAAENWPEVEARSRRWRGLYPR is encoded by the coding sequence GTGACGGATTGGCGGTGGCTTGAGGGGTTGAAACGGAAACCGGTGATCGCGGTCATCCGTGCGCCCTCCCCGGTGGTAGGGGAACGGATGGCGGCGGCGGCCATTGCTGGGGGACTATCCTATCTGGAGGTGACTTGGACGAGCGATCGCCCCACAAGCCTAATTCAACGGTTACGGGAGCGGTTCCCCCACTGTCAGGTTGGCGCGGGAACGCTGATGAGTCAACGGGACTTGGCAGAGGCGATCGCCGCTGGGGCCCAATTCCTGTTTAGTCCCCATCTGGACATAACCCTCTTAGAACAGGCGATCGCCGCCGGGGTTCCCATGATTCCGGGGGCCCTAACCCCGACGGAAATTATCCAGGCTTGGCAAGCGGGGGCTACCGCCGTTAAGGTATTTCCCATTGCAGCAATGGGAGGAGTTCACTATTTACGCAGTTTACAGGTTCCGTTGGGGGGGATTCCTCTAATTCCCACGGGAGGGGTGACATGGGAACATGCCCCAGAATTTCTTGAGGCTGGGGCCGTGGCAGTGGGGGTCTCAACGGGACTGTTTCCGCCCTCAGACATTGCGGCTGAGAACTGGCCGGAGGTAGAGGCGCGATCGCGGCGTTGGCGAGGACTCTATCCCCGCTGA
- a CDS encoding isoaspartyl peptidase/L-asparaginase → MVQPKLIIHGGAGSSLKGKGGIEGLRKTLYGILDDAYSLLREGKSAKDAVVRGCQLLENEPRFNAGTGSVLQSDGQVRMSASLMDGTSQQFSGIINVSRVKNPIELAEYLQQQRDRVLSDYGAAELSRELQIPITDPITDNRLEEWLQDRQDNFRRGMANVIAEPVEDDEAGRGTIGVVALDAQGRLAAGTSTGGKGFERIGRVSDSAMPAGNYATRLAAVSCTGIGEDIIDECLAAKIVIRVSDGMALQAAMEKSFAEATENQRDLGAIALDAQGHIAWGKTSDVVLAAYTDGDRHGDSLEAEPGTQVQEI, encoded by the coding sequence ATGGTGCAACCCAAATTAATCATTCACGGCGGGGCCGGCAGTTCTCTAAAAGGCAAAGGGGGAATTGAGGGCTTGCGGAAAACACTCTATGGCATCCTCGATGATGCCTATAGCCTACTGCGGGAAGGCAAGAGTGCCAAGGATGCCGTTGTGCGGGGCTGTCAGTTGCTGGAAAATGAACCCCGCTTTAATGCCGGGACTGGCTCAGTTTTACAGTCTGACGGCCAAGTTCGCATGAGTGCTTCCTTGATGGATGGAACCTCGCAACAGTTTAGCGGCATCATCAACGTCTCACGGGTGAAAAATCCGATTGAGTTAGCGGAGTATCTGCAACAGCAGCGCGATCGCGTCCTCTCGGATTATGGGGCGGCTGAACTGTCCCGAGAACTGCAAATTCCCATCACTGACCCCATCACCGATAATCGCCTCGAAGAATGGTTACAGGATCGTCAAGACAATTTCCGTCGTGGCATGGCTAACGTCATTGCCGAACCTGTCGAGGATGATGAAGCTGGACGGGGAACCATTGGCGTGGTGGCCTTAGATGCCCAGGGACGATTAGCCGCCGGAACCTCCACCGGGGGCAAAGGCTTTGAACGGATTGGTCGAGTGAGTGATTCGGCGATGCCGGCGGGGAATTATGCCACCCGACTGGCCGCCGTCAGTTGTACCGGCATTGGCGAAGACATTATCGATGAATGTTTAGCGGCCAAAATTGTCATTCGCGTCAGTGATGGCATGGCCTTGCAGGCCGCTATGGAGAAATCCTTTGCTGAAGCCACAGAGAATCAACGAGACTTAGGGGCGATCGCCCTCGATGCCCAAGGTCATATCGCCTGGGGCAAAACCAGTGATGTGGTCTTAGCCGCCTACACCGACGGCGATCGTCATGGAGATAGCTTAGAAGCTGAGCCAGGAACCCAAGTGCAAGAAATCTAA
- a CDS encoding C39 family peptidase has protein sequence MTISLVKVAKYYQGHSHQDAALAYLEQELGRTHPELLGPDSDFVTLWRNPPQPPETQTLSPGSPTNVDLPIPYLSQLDNVNNPHGSCNVTCVAMCLAYLGHPPLNQWGDQLEDELYQYCLDNGLSRHSPVDLAKVVRAYGYKDDFQPDAKWSEVKEWLAAGNPIIVHGWFTASGHIIVIRGYNDRGWIVNDPYGEWYEWGYDTQRTGEGLTYSYGMMSRVCGTDGDLWIHYVSK, from the coding sequence ATGACCATTTCCTTAGTCAAAGTTGCCAAATACTATCAAGGCCATTCTCATCAAGATGCGGCTCTAGCTTATCTCGAACAAGAACTCGGACGAACCCATCCTGAACTCCTCGGCCCAGACTCCGATTTCGTGACTCTTTGGCGCAATCCTCCCCAACCCCCGGAAACGCAAACCCTGAGTCCCGGAAGTCCCACCAACGTTGATCTACCGATTCCCTATTTATCGCAACTCGACAACGTCAATAATCCTCATGGATCTTGCAATGTAACCTGTGTCGCCATGTGTTTGGCCTATTTAGGGCACCCTCCTTTGAATCAATGGGGCGATCAACTCGAAGATGAGTTATATCAATACTGTCTTGATAATGGCTTATCTCGTCATTCCCCTGTGGATTTGGCGAAGGTTGTTCGTGCCTATGGCTATAAGGATGACTTTCAACCCGATGCCAAATGGTCTGAGGTAAAAGAGTGGTTGGCGGCAGGGAACCCGATTATTGTCCATGGTTGGTTCACCGCTTCTGGACATATCATCGTGATTCGCGGCTATAACGATCGCGGCTGGATTGTTAATGATCCCTACGGGGAATGGTACGAGTGGGGCTATGATACCCAGCGCACGGGGGAAGGGTTGACCTATTCCTATGGCATGATGAGTCGCGTCTGTGGAACCGATGGAGATTTATGGATTCATTATGTTTCCAAGTAA
- a CDS encoding glycerol-3-phosphate acyltransferase — protein MSPSSFLAGCFVLLASVLLGGLPLLGAIVRWVSDEDLSQTGTGNLGVSAAFYHGGTLAGVLAVLSEAAKGILVVLLARWFLPQLPSFELFALIALVLGRYSFKQGAGTTNTVWGIVTHDWRIALFVALISGASFTLIRERQAGRNLSLALLPAITWMLYPHSPGQLLGSLGLSCVLYAIYQTMSDDLDLPVGGARSDTRKLFRFFRADRVLLSLDRPLKPEKVGSKAATLSQLRRWGYPVPPGWVFLPGDDSQLFAEALAVSPEQPLIARSSAIGEDSEQASAAGQYETVAHLTSPAALEEAIDRCLASYDNPAALQYRQERQTADDVDETDSAMAVLVQQQVAGVFSGVAFSRDPVSRCGDGVAIEGLPGDAAQVVSGQVTPERYYVSVSPDLAALDWRSPATGQDERLAVSGDDGDVPVSLLRRVAVLARQLEQRLQNVPQDIEWSYDGETLWLLQARPITTLLPIWTRQIAAEVIPGFIRPLTWSINRPLTCGVWGEIFTIVLGDRAEGLDFTETATLHYSSAYFNASLLGDIFLRMGLPPESLAFLTEGASMSRPSLRSTLGNLPGLLRLLRRQLALEQEFQHQYRQQFLPLLEALEASPACRFSGDRLIPQQSPQAVLKRIQDILQGLEGVTYYNILAPLGFAAKRAIFKVDEASLDNQQMPEVAALAALENIAESARHLLPQENLDVAELFVSLAESNDGQQILKQLEAFLEEFGYLSEVGTDIAVATWREDPRPVRALFAQLVQTNDLTHSRGSQPPKSSAGRVQRALDLKGTVAQVYSRLLAQLRWSFLTLEQHWLESGLLQDPGDIFFLVFHEVRGLVKGDNPNLAALVPDLVAQRRAQWERDRQRPEIPYVTYGKPPMTLLTTSNQPARSQLSGIGASAGQAEGQVKIVRQLSDGLQLQPQTILVVPYTDSGWMPLLARASGLISQVGGRLSHGAIVAREYGIPAVMNVANATTLLKDGQRVRLDGETGTIEILS, from the coding sequence ATGTCTCCATCTTCTTTCTTAGCCGGTTGTTTCGTTCTCCTCGCGAGTGTCTTGTTGGGAGGACTTCCTCTACTCGGGGCGATCGTCCGCTGGGTAAGTGACGAAGATCTCAGCCAGACAGGAACCGGCAATTTAGGGGTCTCCGCCGCCTTCTACCATGGAGGAACCCTAGCCGGAGTCTTAGCCGTTCTTTCAGAAGCCGCCAAAGGCATTCTCGTGGTGCTTCTCGCCCGTTGGTTTCTGCCTCAACTCCCCAGCTTTGAACTCTTTGCCTTGATTGCCCTGGTGTTAGGACGCTATAGCTTTAAACAGGGAGCCGGAACCACCAACACCGTTTGGGGCATTGTCACCCATGATTGGCGCATCGCTCTCTTCGTTGCCCTGATTAGTGGCGCCAGTTTTACCCTAATTCGTGAACGTCAAGCCGGACGAAACCTTTCCTTGGCCTTGCTTCCGGCCATCACCTGGATGCTGTATCCCCATAGTCCCGGACAGCTATTAGGAAGCCTGGGACTTAGTTGTGTTTTGTACGCCATTTATCAAACTATGTCCGACGATCTTGATTTACCCGTAGGCGGTGCGCGCTCTGACACCCGTAAACTCTTTCGGTTTTTCCGAGCGGATCGGGTGTTACTCAGTCTCGATCGCCCCCTAAAGCCAGAAAAAGTAGGGTCGAAAGCGGCCACCCTATCGCAGCTACGACGCTGGGGCTATCCCGTCCCCCCAGGTTGGGTGTTTCTCCCCGGAGACGATTCACAACTGTTTGCCGAAGCCCTCGCCGTTAGTCCAGAACAGCCCCTAATTGCTCGTTCCTCTGCCATTGGCGAAGACAGTGAGCAGGCCAGCGCCGCCGGACAATATGAGACGGTTGCCCACCTAACCAGCCCCGCCGCCCTCGAAGAAGCCATTGATCGCTGTCTGGCCTCCTATGACAATCCCGCCGCCCTGCAATACCGCCAGGAACGTCAAACGGCTGACGATGTGGACGAGACTGACTCGGCTATGGCGGTGTTGGTTCAGCAACAGGTGGCGGGGGTGTTTTCTGGGGTGGCCTTTAGTCGGGACCCCGTCTCTCGTTGCGGGGATGGGGTGGCGATTGAAGGTTTGCCGGGGGATGCGGCCCAGGTGGTGTCAGGACAGGTCACCCCAGAACGCTATTACGTGAGCGTTTCGCCGGATTTGGCGGCCCTCGATTGGCGATCGCCCGCCACGGGACAAGATGAGCGATTAGCCGTCAGCGGGGATGACGGGGATGTTCCGGTGAGCCTCTTACGACGAGTAGCGGTTCTGGCGCGACAATTGGAACAACGGCTGCAAAACGTCCCCCAGGATATTGAATGGAGTTATGACGGAGAGACCCTCTGGCTGTTGCAAGCCCGCCCCATCACCACCTTATTGCCCATTTGGACGCGCCAAATTGCCGCCGAGGTGATTCCCGGCTTTATTCGCCCCCTAACTTGGTCCATTAACCGTCCCCTGACTTGTGGCGTCTGGGGGGAGATTTTTACCATTGTCTTGGGCGATCGCGCTGAGGGTCTGGATTTCACCGAAACCGCCACCCTCCACTATTCCAGTGCCTATTTCAACGCCTCCCTCCTCGGGGATATTTTCCTGCGCATGGGACTCCCCCCAGAAAGTCTGGCCTTTCTCACAGAAGGGGCCTCTATGAGTCGTCCTTCCCTGCGGTCAACCCTGGGCAATCTACCGGGTTTGCTGCGGCTGCTGCGTCGTCAATTGGCCTTAGAACAAGAGTTTCAGCATCAGTATCGTCAGCAGTTTTTGCCCCTGTTAGAAGCCTTAGAAGCCAGTCCCGCCTGTCGCTTCAGTGGCGATCGCCTCATTCCTCAACAGTCGCCCCAAGCGGTCCTTAAGCGCATTCAAGACATCTTACAAGGGTTAGAAGGGGTCACCTATTACAACATCCTCGCCCCTCTGGGCTTTGCCGCCAAGCGAGCCATCTTTAAGGTGGATGAGGCCAGTTTAGACAATCAGCAGATGCCGGAAGTCGCCGCCCTCGCGGCCCTGGAAAATATTGCCGAGTCTGCCCGTCATCTCTTGCCCCAGGAGAATCTGGATGTGGCGGAGTTATTTGTCTCCTTAGCTGAAAGTAACGATGGTCAGCAAATCCTCAAGCAGTTAGAGGCGTTCCTAGAGGAGTTTGGCTATCTCAGTGAAGTGGGCACCGATATCGCCGTGGCCACCTGGCGGGAGGACCCGCGCCCCGTCCGCGCCCTGTTTGCTCAATTGGTGCAAACGAATGACTTAACCCATTCCCGTGGCTCCCAGCCCCCAAAATCATCGGCTGGGAGGGTACAACGGGCGCTAGACCTCAAGGGAACAGTGGCTCAGGTCTATAGTCGCTTATTGGCCCAGTTGCGTTGGAGTTTTCTGACCTTAGAACAACACTGGCTGGAGTCGGGTTTGCTGCAAGACCCTGGAGATATCTTCTTTTTGGTCTTTCATGAAGTGCGGGGCCTCGTTAAGGGAGACAATCCCAATTTGGCAGCATTAGTCCCTGACTTAGTCGCACAACGGCGGGCCCAATGGGAGCGCGATCGCCAACGACCCGAAATTCCCTATGTCACCTATGGGAAACCTCCCATGACCTTACTCACCACCTCCAACCAACCGGCGCGATCGCAACTTTCGGGAATTGGGGCCAGTGCGGGCCAAGCCGAGGGACAGGTGAAGATTGTCCGACAACTCAGCGATGGCCTACAGTTGCAGCCGCAAACGATTTTAGTGGTTCCCTACACCGACTCCGGCTGGATGCCGTTATTAGCCCGGGCCAGTGGCTTAATTTCTCAAGTTGGGGGTCGCTTGTCTCATGGGGCGATCGTGGCCCGGGAATATGGGATTCCGGCGGTGATGAATGTGGCCAATGCCACCACCCTGCTTAAAGACGGCCAACGAGTTCGTCTCGACGGCGAAACCGGAACCATCGAGATTCTCTCCTGA